The Ictalurus punctatus breed USDA103 chromosome 9, Coco_2.0, whole genome shotgun sequence genome contains a region encoding:
- the foxa2 gene encoding forkhead box protein A2 has protein sequence MLGAVKMEGHEHADWSTYYGEPECYTSVGNMNTGLGMNSMNTYMSMSGMSTAANITANTMNMSYVNTGMSPSMTGMSPGAGAMAGMGPAMTGMSAALSPSMSPMTAQASSMNALTSYTNMNAMSPMYSQSNINRSRDPKTYRRSYTHAKPPYSYISLITMAIQQSPSKMLTLSEIYQWIMDLFPFYRQNQQRWQNSIRHSLSFNDCFVKVPRSPDKPGKGSFWTLHPDSGNMFENGCYLRRQKRFKCEKSSGKESGRKSSEPGSHSSSESCNGNESPHSNSSVSEHKRTLSDLKSNPGMSPEHSATSPVSQHHQQQQQQQHLMAQHHAVLAHDAHLKPDHHYAFNHPFSINNLMSSEQQHHHKMDLKTYEQVMHYGYSSPMAGALSMGSMAAKAGFDSSPLGADTSYYQGVYSRPIMNSS, from the exons ATGCTCGGGGCTGTCAAAATGGAAGGACACGAACACGCGGACTGGAGCACCTACTATGGAGAGCCTGAG tGTTACACCTCGGTCGGCAACATGAACACGGGACTGGGAATGAACTCTATGAACACGTACATGAGCATGTCTGGAATGAGCACAGCCGCGAACATTACGGCCAACACCATGAACATGTCGTACGTGAACACGGGCATGAGCCCCTCCATGACTGGCATGTCTCCGGGCGCAGGTGCCATGGCGGGTATGGGCCCGGCCATGACGGGTATGAGCGCTGCACTTAGCCCGAGCATGAGCCCAATGACGGCTCAAGCGTCTTCCATGAACGCCCTGACATCCTATACGAACATGAATGCCATGAGCCCCATGTATAGCCAGTCAAATATCAACCGATCCCGCGACCCAAAAACATACCGCAGGAGCTACACGCACGCCAAGCCGCCGTATTCATATATCTCCCTGATTACCATGGCCATCCAGCAGTCTCCGAGCAAGATGCTCACGCTAAGCGAGATCTACCAGTGGATCATGGACCTGTTCCCCTTTTACCGACAGAACCAGCAGCGCTGGCAGAACTCCATCCGCCACTCGCTCTCCTTCAATGACTGCTTCGTCAAAGTGCCTCGCTCCCCCGATAAACCCGGCAAGGGCTCGTTCTGGACCCTGCACCCCGACTCGGGCAACATGTTTGAGAACGGCTGCTACTTGCGGCGCCAGAAGCGCTTCAAGTGCGAAAAATCTTCAGGCAAGGAATCGGGCCGGAAGTCGTCCGAACCTGGCTcacacagcagctctgaaagctGCAACGGCAATGAATCTCCGCACTCTAACTCCTCCGTCAGCGAGCACAAAAGGACGCTTTCCGACCTGAAGTCGAACCCGGGAATGAGTCCAGAGCACAGCGCCACCTCACCAGtttcccagcaccaccaacagcagcagcagcagcagcatctaATGGCGCAGCACCACGCGGTTCTCGCGCACGACGCGCACTTGAAGCCAGATCACCACTACGCTTTCAACCACCCGTTCTCCATCAACAACCTTATGTCGTCCGAGCAGCAGCATCACCACAAAATGGACCTGAAAACGTACGAGCAGGTGATGCACTACGGCTACAGCTCGCCGATGGCCGGCGCACTCTCAATGGGCTCCATGGCGGCGAAAGCGGGCTTCGACTCTTCGCCTTTAGGAGCGGACACGTCCTATTACCAAGGCGTGTACTCGAGACCCATCATGAACTCATCCTAG